In Mastacembelus armatus chromosome 5, fMasArm1.2, whole genome shotgun sequence, a single genomic region encodes these proteins:
- the LOC113129974 gene encoding cytidine deaminase-like, with the protein MDSCTTDYTALQTPTRSMALPLETVANLIQQSHQAKTKAYCPYSKFRVGAAVLTQDNNIFTGCNVENACYNLGICAERTALSKAVSEGHNVFKAIAIASDMSDQFISPCGACRQFMREFGKNWDVYMSKPDGKYQKMTVEELLPVSFGPDDLSMKKVPQ; encoded by the exons ATGGACTCATGCACCACTGACTACACAGCCTTACAAACCCCAACAAGAAGTATGGCCTTGCCCCTGGAGACAGTCGCAAATCTGATCCAACAGTCTCACCAGGCAAAGACGAAGGCCTACTGTCCCTACAGCAAATTCAGAGTGGGAGCTGCTGTTCTGACCCAAGACAACAATATCTTCACAG GTTGCAATGTGGAGAATGCATGTTACAACCTGGGTATATGTGCTGAAAGGACTGCTCTTTCAAAGGCGGTGTCAGAAGGCCACAATGTTTTCAAGGCCATTGCAATTGCCAG TGACATGAGTGACCAGTTCATCTCCCCATGTGGTGCCTGCAGGCAGTTCATGAGAGAG TTTGGGAAAAACTGGGATGTGTACATGTCAAAGCCTGATGGCAAATACCAGAAGATGACGGTGGAGGAGCTGCTGCCCGTCTCCTTTGGACCTGACGACCTGTCCATGAAGAAAGTGCCTCAGTAA
- the LOC113130064 gene encoding trypsin, protein MTNLLMCLCVALLTPMMVHSHVLMQGRIVGGYTAAPNSIKYIVSLQSTRGQHFCGGSLVHRYWVLTAAHCNIGAEHMMIVAGDYIVNTFEGTEQYAKPYRLVTHPLYNRSTNNADIMLIQLRAPMVLNKYVSLAPLPRQGTGVVEGRMCRVSGWGYNNLGGGQAPFTLRTVTVPIVSIAKCNSSESFNGNITANMICAGYRTGGKDACKGDSGGPLVCGGRVYGVVSWGNGCGDAKFPGVYTAVSRFRRWIDRTIYRSYLRCTKL, encoded by the exons ATGACGAACCTGctcatgtgtttatgtgttgcCCTGCTGACCCCCATGATGGTCCACA GCCATGTGCTCATGCAGGGCCGTATAGTAGGTGGTTACACTGCTGCACCAAACTCCATCAAATACATTGTTTCGCTGCAGAGCACCAGGGGCCAACACTTCTGTGGTGGATCATTGGTTCACAGGTACTGGGTGCTGACTGCAGCACACTGCAACATTGG GGCAGAGCACATGATGATAGTGGCTGGTGACTACATTGTTAATACCTTCGAGGGTACTGAGCAGTATGCTAAACCCTACAGGCTGGTCACCCATCCCCTCTACAACAGGAGTACCAACAATGCAGACATCATGCTCATTCAG TTGCGGGCCCCCATGGTACTAAACAAGTATGTGTCACTCGCGCCTCTTCCCAGGCAGGGGACGGGTGTGGTAGAAGGCCGGATGTGTAGGGTGTCTGGCTGGGGCTACAACAATTTGGGTGGAGGCCAGGCCCCCTTCACCCTGAGGACGGTTACAGTGCCAATTGTGTCAATTGCAAAGTGTAACAGCAGCGAGTCCTTTAATGGCAACATCACAGCAAATATGATTTGTGCTGGTTACAGGACTGGAGGAAAAGACGCATGCAAg GGAGACTCTGGTGGGCCGCTGGTATGCGGCGGGCGTGTTTATGGTGTTGTCTCCTGGGGCAATGGTTGTGGAGATGCTAAGTTTCCAGGAGTTTACACGGCTGTGTCCAGATTCCGCCGGTGGATAGACAGAACAATCTATAGGTCCTATTTACGCTGCACCAAACTCTga
- the LOC113130383 gene encoding trypsin-like produces MNLAPSWHLSLLLLIVVTGVYGNRIIGGAEVYPYSVNYQASLRFMNYHFCGGILVHTQWVASAAHCWKPSHMVQVVLNEHNILKVEGFEQVFNVSLIIRHNQYQSWTFDNDIMLLKLNRPAVINTMVQPVPLPSPDSPPLTDLARCTVSGWGVTWLSSYTLSPVLMSVDINFFSNCKSYYYFGITDNMICAGSLFGGKDSCQGDSGGPLVCDGKLEGIVSWGIGCGYAYYPGVYTKVRNYLTWINWVTQNS; encoded by the exons ATGAACCTAGCTCCATCCTGGCACCTCTCATTGCTCCTTCTGATTGTTGTAACAG GTGTGTATGGGAACAGAATTATTGGGGGTGCTGAGGTGTACCCCTACTCCGTCAATTATCAAGCCTCCCTCAGGTTCATGAACTACCACTTCTGTGGCGGCATCCTTGTCCACACACAGTGGGTGGCGTCTGCTGCCCACTGCTGGAAACC GAGTCATATGGTCCAAGTGGTCCTGAATGAGCACAACATCCTCAAGGTGGAGGGCTTTGAGCAGGTGTTTAATGTCTCCTTAATCATCAGGCACAACCAGTACCAATCCTGGACGTTTGACAATGATATCATGCTGCTTAAG TTGAACCGTCCAGCTGTCATCAATACCATGGTCCAGCCGGTCCCTTTGCCAAGCCCAGACTCACCCCCTTTGACTGACCTTGCCCGCTGCACAGTCAGCGGCTGGGGTGTGACCTGGCTCAGCAGCTACACCCTGTCACCTGTACTGATGTCTGTGGACATTAACTTCTTCTCCAATTGCAAGTCCTACTACTACTTCGGGATCACGGATAATATGATCTGTGCTGGCTCGCTCTTTGGTGGGAAAGACTCTTGTCAG GGTGATTCAGGAGGACCTCTTGTCTGTGATGGTAAACTTGAGGGTATTGTGTCTTGGGGCATCGGCTGCGGTTATGCTTACTACCCTGGTGTCTACACCAAGGTGAGAAACTACCTCACGTGGATCAACTGGGTCACCCAAAACAGCTAA